gacatcggaatgggtgtgcagaatgtgcctttttttggaaaaaatagaagaatgcctagagagttgccttttcttttggactttggagaaaaaaaaacacaacaacaaaataagccggagaaaaacaagcacagagcgagccagccaggagtcgaacctagaatcttctgatccgtagtcagacgcgttatccattgcgccactggcccaccaaaagtaaagacccccgattgttacagacttgttggttttcgatgtgacggtggcaagcattgatgtctgctcattctcaccttgttatcaggagaacagactaccagccctccagccctccagcccaccagcccagaagcccacgagccctccagcccaccatccctccctggtggtctagtggttaggattcggcgctctcaccgccgcggcccgggttcgattcccggtcagggaaagctcttttgccttccaattgtggactgcgaattcaagctctgctgacagctgtgagaaagccagctccaagccaaaacattggtgggaacatgaaaaaaacacctccttcgagccggagttgaaccagcgacctaaggatggccaacactccaacctacagtcctccgctctaccagctgagctatcgaaggggctaagggctagtcagaacctcgacatatcagggttctgtagctctactgctggccaaaaagtcacttctggtgcaggaagatttgctggatttttgaggagggaagcaaaaaggagcatgcattcccataccgggagttgaacccgggccgcctgggtgaaaaccaggaatcctaaccgctagaccatatgggatctggacactttaaactggccatgggcttctggcgcactttccatacatgtggtcagcgtgggcgcaggaccttgtagtggcctgttgctttagttctgtgactgtaacaatgtgataataatttggcaaaacaagaattatccaaaaggacggttttctgaattatatagtgttgtatgcattcagggaatctgttttttcactcaacccgggggttcagtgtatttgggcagattcctgtgattgcagaattgattcctcaaactggtaattaagctcttgtccaagtgaaaatactcgtgtcatccatttgaaaatacacacggcaacctttatctagaggaaaaactggagtcaacccctggctgcgtacgagaaaaccaggaatcctaactgctagaccatatgggaactggccagctttaactggccacaagcttgtgggccactttccataaatgtggccagtgtgggcgcagggttttgtagtggcctgttgcttttggtgtgtgactgtaacaatgtgataataatttggcaatacaagaatcatccgaagggacggtttactgaaatatatagtgttgcatgcattcaagggacatgtttgttgactcacacatggttcagttttttggccagaatcctgtgattgctgaatttatacctcgaactggtaattaaggtcttgtccaggtgaaaatacttgtgtcatgcatctgaaaacacacatggcaaccgttatctagaggaaaaactgcctatcgtcggtctgtcaaggtacaaaactgacatgttgtgaggttaataatgaaagtgagaccaatttttaatatgctgattattcgctcgttcagtttaatgcagattacaaattattctcaatgtccaggtggcaattagtgataaggcttcaaaatggcaatcctgtgacatcaaaaccacatggcattgcacccttcaaagtagtaaagcggttacagagtagcgatgaaattgttcattctagaatcaactggcccaccagccagcattttgtgagatgaatggcaataccaaagcatgtccgtgtctcccctagacatcggaatgggtgtgcagaatgtgcctttttttggaaaaaatagaagaatgcctagagagttgccttttcttttggactttggagaaaaaaaacacaacaacaaaataagccggagaaaaacaagcacagagcgagccagccaggagtcgaacctagaatcctctgatccgtagtcagacgcgttatccattgcgccactggtcCACCATCAGTAAAGACCCCGATTATTACatacttgttggttttcgatgtgacggtggcaagcattgatgtctgctcattctcaccttgttatcaggagaacagactaccagccctccagcccaccagcccaccagcccaccagcccacgagccctccagcccaccagcccaccagcccacgagccttccagccctcctgcccaccagcccacgagcccaccatccatccctggtggtctagtggttaggattcggcgctctcaccgccgcggcccgggttcgattcccggtcagggaaagctcttttgccttccaattgtggactgcgaattcaagctctgctgacagctgtgagaaagccagctccaagccaaaacattggtgggaacatgaaaaaaacacctccttcgagccggagttgaaccagcgacctaaggatggccaacactccaacctacagtcctccgctctaccagctgagctatcgaaggggctaagggctagtcagaacctcgacatatcagggttctgtagctctactgctggccaaaaagtcacttctggtgcaggaagatttgctggatcagaacctcgacatttcagggttctgtagctctactgctggccaaaaagtcacttctggtgcaggaagatttgctggatttttgaggagggaagcaaaaaggagcatgcattcccataccgggagttgaacccgggccgcctgggagaaaaccaggaatcctaaccgctagaccatatgggatttggacactttaaactggccatgggcttctggtgcactttccatacatgtggtcagcgtgggcgaaggaccttgtagtggcctgttgctttagttctgtgactgtaacaatgtgataataatttggcaaaacaagaattatgcaaaaggacggttttctgaattatatagtgttgtatgcattcagggaatctgttttttcactcaacccgggggttcagtgtatttgggcagattcctgtgattgcagaattgattcctcaaactggtaattaagctcttgtccaagtgaaaatactcgtgtcatccatttgaaaacacacacggcaacctttatctagaggaaaaactggagtcaacccctggctgcgtacaagaaaaccaggaatcctaactgctagaccatatgggaactggccagctttaactggccacaagcttgtgggccactttccataaatgtggccagtgtgggcgcagggttttgtagtggcctgttgcttttggtgtgtgactgtaacaatgtgataataatttggcaatacaagaatcatccgaagggccggtttactgaaatatatagtgttgcatgcattcaagggacatgtttgttgactcacacaaggttcagttttttggccagaatcctgtgattgctgaatttatacctcgaactgctaattaaggtcttgtccaggtgaaaatacttgtgtcatgcatctgaaaacacacatggcaaccgttatctagaggaaaaactgcctatcgtcggtctgtcaaggtacaaaactgacatgttgtgaggttaataatgaaagtgagaccaatttttaatatgctgattattcgctcgttcagtttaatgcagattacaaattattctcaatgtccaggtggcaattagtgataaggcttcaaaatggcaagcctgtgacatcaaaaccacatggcattgcacccttcaaagtagtaaagcggttacagagtagcgatgaaattgttcattctagaatcaactggcccaccagcctgcattttgtgagacgaatggcaataccaaagcatgtccgtgtctcccctagacatcggaatgggtgtgcagaatgtgcctttttttggaaaaaatagaagaatgcctagagagttgccttttcttttggactttggagaaaaaaaacacaacaacaaaataagccggagaaaaacaagcacagagcgagccagccaggagtcgaacctagaatcttctgatccgtagtcagatgcgttatccattgcgccaaggCCGGCGCCCATTAGTCGAGGTAAAGATCCTAAAAGACGCACAGGTACGCGAGTTCGCGGCCCGCTCCGACCAGTGATGTAATTCCTGGAATGTGTTCGTTTTGACGCTGCTGATGCACGCGTGCGTAATCATCATTATCCCCCGTAATTTAATCGAACGTAAATTCGTACCCCGCACTTTAATTTGGGAACTTTCCAGGGTAAACAAACACGTTATGTACGTTTCATTCATACCGGACGCCGGAGGGCGCTCTCTCGCATTAACTCCAAAACGGACTCGTAGAAGCACCAACTTGTGACCACTATGTGACGCACGCTACAGGAAATAccttatatggacaaaggcatccagcTGGATAAAAAAAGCCGAAATTATTTGACAGATAAAACGTGACTATTCATTGCAAAAAtacatgatttgtgtttttgtgcattttcataacaaaatacatgaataacgcAGCGCttactgacactttttttttcagtataatatattatttttacagtataacattatattatattattatatgttctgacttattctggaagtccctgtttctttgtgtgtgtgttttactgttatgtaatactggaatacttaaaaacatgtttttttttttgcaaactacaattacagtgagaaataggcacaaaaacattgtgagtgcaaagattaacaaccctttttatttgcaaatataaagtcattatataaaattataacaacagtgcaaatatatatacatttacaaatattgtgaGAATACAAATAGGAACAATAACAATAGTGTGAGGGCAAATATTAACAACCCTTttaatctgcatatatattttaaagccaataaaacatttagaacagtaatgcaattttgtacagtatacaccaaaaatgtttaccacaataataaaatttgtacatatcagtgtaaaaaccaaaacaaacatttgcagtgcaattttgacatcagactaagaaaataataagaattaatagtaaacaaagacaaacatttaccacagtagtgcaattatgacatatttgcttaaaaaaaaaagtaaataaaaaaatagtttttaccacTGTAGTGGACTTTTCATATattagccaaaataataataaaaaacataaacataccgtttatattatatatctatcttGGATGTGCTTGTTAGCACATGCTACCACAGTGAAGCGGGACACCCTCATTCCATCACAGCGCACCGCGTTTGGGTAGAGAGCACAGAGCCTTGTGAAAATGGCCTTCGGTTGCAGTCAGgccactgtgcaggactgtgagcCCCAACGAAACACCTGCAAATTACAacagaatacatattattaatgtaagattgttttcattgtgtgatcttatttttattttacctttcctatgctgtctgttttgctttgtgttgtctaaatgttcatttataatatgtgCGCATAGTTATGTtgtctctctttgttttgtttttagattgatgTTGAAATGTCATATCAATAAATCAGTTCTCTACTGTGTTGTGGAATAATTACAGGGTGTTGTTAGTCAGCCTGTCAggtttttttcacaataatgactgcatattatcccacttattacatggctacttactaaagtacagtaaaagacaaattatttgactcaacatgatacaaaatgattttaatgatttaagaaatgattgccttgtttcttctaaattaaatattccaaTGTACAGTTGGAACTGTGTTCATAGCAATGTAACATACTTAGCAACCTAATATATATAGTCAGAATAAAACGTAAATCACAActaataatttatgttgtaatcagGCTAAGTTTGAACTTAACAGGCTACAGGAAGATAAGCTAGTCATGAAGGTGTCAGGTTTTAGGTGATATTTCAGCCAGTTTcagatgtattatatatattttatataaaaaatgtgtagacCCTATGTTTACTAAGCGTAACATACGTTTTGCTGCTCTCCACACCTGGGGCCACAATCTTCTTAGTGGCCCTGAATCGTCCCTGTTTTAGGTTGGTTTGGTTAAGTGGTGGGTAAATGGTCTTTTTCTTGTCATACTCCCCCAATGCCTGCCATAGGGAGATGATCTTGATGCACTCTTCTCCCGGCAAAGCCAGACGGTGGTCTCTGAGGCTAACCAAAAACTCTGCCAAGTCCTGCACGGCTCCATACCCCTCAATATTATCAGGTCCAACGTAATCctaaaatgaaagataatttaggaacttttgatagcatcagtgaatacaaatattcacatgAAAGCACATCCAATGTAACCCAGATTATGCTTACacacatgtaaatgtacataaaaaataaactggaccCTTACATCATGTGAAGTGTTCTCTTCCAATGTTGGACGATCCGTTTCTGCAGATAATCGGTCCACTGTGGCaacattaaaaaggtaaatatttattttaaatttgtatttatgcctttcaatgtgataaatacaaatttatagttAGTGTGATAACAAATACGAAACCTTTATGAATACTTTAGTAAAACTCACAGCTATGTGCTCCAGGAAAGAGTTCTAGATTTGATTCAGCGTGCAGTGAGCTGCTGACAGGAGATGACACTGATGATGGAGGGACCACAAACAGTGATGACGTGGGGCTGGTTGCTGGAGGAGTTGGAAATGATGCTGCAGATGCTGCAGACACTGATGCTTGTGAAGAGGCAGCAGGTGTCCGTTCAGTGTCAAAGGTGGGGACAGTGATGTCCTGAAACTCCTCAAGTTCAGCATAACCTTCATCCACCTCTATACCAACCTCAGTAGTCTCTGACTCTTCAATGGCCAACTTGTAGTCCTGCAGAACTTTACCAGTTTGCTGGTAAAGATATTCCACTCCAATAAGCTCacctttaaaatagtaaaacattgacaattagataatataccacaatattatattataactcagTTCCTCAGTTTCCTTTGCAAATCATTAGCTAAAGATTAATTAAAGCTGACAACTGGAAGTTGAAGTGCATAGCTTTGGCCACTGTAGTaattaacatatacatttaaatcattagttaatataatgttattactcaacttatacattaaagtacatttgactggtaacaatttatttattacttaatctattaatcatatagaatgtttattagttgctgatgtagtaatcattaataaatggtttaagttagtccttcatgagtttacattaactcgtgattatctgtgcattcttgaagcatgaattaatgcatatttgtgcaccagtattgtaattttattgataaaagaCTCACTTACATTGCAAATGTTGTTTAGAAGTTAATCGATGACcgttatcttcttcttcttcaccatagacagtaaaagtgaTCCTTAAATCTCCGGTAGTTTTTAATGTTATCAATTGATCTACTTACTACGAAGAATCGCGGATGAGGAACGggcgctgattggcaaattcgcggttgcgatacgagcgctgattggcaaattcgcggttgcgatacgagcgctgattggcaaattcgcggttgcgatacgagcgctgattggctaaAACATAAGTTTCATGGTTGCAGCCGGGAACGTGATTGGCTGTCATAACAAAGAATAACCACGACCTACAGGTGACATggagcgccactggcccaccaaaagtaaagacccccgattgttacagacttgttggttttcgatgtgacagtggcaagcattgatgtctgctcattctcaccttgttatcaggagaacagactaccagccctccagccctccagccctccagcccaccagcccagcagcccacgagccctccctggtggtctagtggttaggattcggcgctctcaccgccgcggcccgggttcgattcccggtcagggaaagctcttttgccttccaattgtggactgcgaattcaagctctgctgacagctgtgagaaagccagctccaagccaaaacattggtgggaacatgaaaaaaacacctccttcgagccggagttgaaccagcgacctaaggatggccaacactccaacctacagtcctccgctctaccagctgagctatcgaaggggctaagggctagtcagaacctcgacatatcagggttctgtagctctactgctggccaaaaagtcacttctggtgcaggaagatttgctggatttttgaggagggaagcaaaaaggagcatgcattcccataccgggagttgaacccgggccgcctgggtgaaaaccaggaatcctaaccgctagaccatatgggatctggacactttaaactggccatgggcttctggcgcactttccatacatgtggtcagcgtgggcgcaggaccttgtagtggcctgttgctttagttctgtgactgtaacaatgtgataataatttggcaaaacaagaattatccaaaaggacggttttctgaattatatagtgttgtatgcattcagggaatctgttttttcactcaacccgggggttcagtgtatttgggcagattcctgtgattgcagaattgattcctcaaactggtaattaagctcttgacCAAGTGAAAAtcctcgtgtcatccatttgaaaatacacagggcaacctttatctagaggaaaaactggagtcaacccctggctgcgtacgagaaaaccaggaatcctaactgctagaccatatgggaactggccagctttaactggccacaagcttgtgggccactttccataaatgtggccagtgtgggcgcagggttttgtagtggcctgttgcttttggtgtgtgactgtaacaatgtgataataatttggcaatacaagaatcatccgaaaggacggtttactgaaatatatagtgttgcatgcattcaagggacatgtttgttgactcacacatggttcagttttttggccagaatcctgtgattgctgaatttatacctcgaactggtaattaaggtcttgtccaggtgaaaatacttgtgtcatgcatctgaaaacacacatggcaaccgttatctagaggaaaaactgcctatcgtcggtctgtcaaggtacaaaactgacatgttgtgaggttaataatgaaagtgagaccaatttttaatatgctgattattcgctcgttcagtttaatgcagattacaaattattctcaatgtccaggtggcaattagtgataaggcttcaaaatggcaagcctgtgacatcaaaaccacatggcattgcacccttcaaagtagtaaagcggttacagagtagcgatgaaattgttctttctagaatcaactggcccaccagcctgcattttgtgagacgaatggcaataccaaagcatgtccgtgtctcccctagacatcggaatgggtgtgcagaatgtgcctttttttggaaaaaatagaagaatgcctagagagttgccttttcttttggactttggagaaaaaaaacacaacaacaaaataagccggagaaaaacaagcacagagcgagccagccaggagtcgaacctagaatcttctgatccgtagtcagacgcgttatccattgcgccactggcccaccaaaagtaaacacccccgattgttacagacttgttggttttcgatgtgacggtggcaagcattgatgtctgctcattctcaccttgttatcaggagaacagactaccagccctccagccctccagccctccagcccaccagcccagcagcccacgagccctccagcccaccatccctccctggtggtctagtggttaggattcggcgctctcaccgccgcggcccggattcgattcccggtcagggaaagctcttttgccttccaattgtggactgcgaattcaagctctgctgacagctgtgagaaagccagctccaagccaaaacattggtgggaacatgaaaaaaacatgtcgagccggagttgaaccagcgacctaaggatggccaacactccaacctacagtcctccgctctaccagctgagctatcgaaggggctaagggctagtcagaacctcgacatatcagggtccTGTAGCTCTattgctggccaaaaagtcacttctggtgcaggaagatttgctggatttttgaggagggaagcaaaaaggagcatgcattcccataccgggagttgaacacgggccgcctgggtgaaaaccaggaatcctaaccgctagaccatatgggatctggacactttaaactggccatgggcttctggcgcactttccatacatgtggtcagcgtgggcgcaggaccttgtagtggcctgttgctttagttctgtgactgtaacaatgtgataataatttggcaaaacaagaattatccaaaaggacggttttctgaattatatagtgttgtatgcattcagggaatctgttttttcactcaacccgggggttcagtgtatttgggcagattcctgtgattgcagaattgattcctcaaactggtaattaagctcttgtccaagtgaaaatacttgtgtcatgcatctgaaaacacacatggcaaccgttatctagaggaaaaactgcctatcgtcggtctgtcaaggtacaaaactgacatgttgtgaggttaataatgaaagtgagaccaatttttaatatgctgattattcgctcgttcagtttaatgcagattacaaattattctcaatgtccaggtggcaattagtgataaggcttcaaaattgcaagcctgtgacatcaaaaccacatggcattgcacccttcaaagtagtaaagcggttacagagtagcaatgaaattgttcattctagaatcaactggcccaccagcctgcattttgtgagatgaatggcaataccaaagcatgtccgtgtctcccctagacatcggaatgggtgtgcagaatgtgcctttttttggaataaatagaagaatgcctagagagttgccttttgttttggactttggagaaaaaaaacacaacaacaaaataagccggagaaaaacaagcacagagcgagccagccaggagtcgaacctagaatcttctgatccgtagtcagacgcgttatccattgcgccactggcccaccaaaagtaaagacccccgattgttacagacttgttggttttcgatgtgacggtggcaagcattgatgtctgctcattctcaccttgttatcaggagaacagactaccagccctccagcccaccagcccaccagcccagaagcccacgagccctccagcccaccatccctccctggtggtctagtggttaggattcggcgctctcaccgccgcggcccgggttcgattcccggtcagggaaagctcttttgccttccaattgtggactgcgaattcaagctctgctgacagctgtgagaaagccagctccaagccaaaacattggtgggaacatgaaaaaaacacctcattcgagccggagttgaaccagcgacctaaggatggccaacactccaacctacagtcctccgctctaccagctgagctatcgaaggggctaagggctagtcagaacctcgacatatcagggttctgtagctctactgctggccaaaaagtcacttctggtgcaggaagatttgctggatttttgaggagggaagcaaaaaggagcatgcattcccataccgggagttgaacccgggccgcctgggtgaaaaccaggaatcctaaccgctagaccatatgggatttggacactttaaactggccatgggcttctggcgcactttccatacatgtggtcagcgtgggcgcaggaccttgtagtggcctgttgctttagttctgtgactgtaacaatgtgataataatttggcaaaacaagaattatgcaaaatgacggttttctgaattatatagtgttgtatgcattcagggaatctgttttttcactcaacccgggggttcagtgtatttgggcagattcctgtgattgcagaattgattcctcaaactggtaattaagctcttgtccaactgaaaatactcgtgtcatccatttgaaaacacacacggcaacctttatctagaggaaaaactggagtcaacccctggctgtgtacaagaaaaccaggaatcctaactgctagaccatatgggaactggccagctttaactggccacaagcttgtgggccactttccataaatgtggccagtgtgggcgcaaggttttgtagtggcctgttgcttttggtgtgtgactgtaacaatgtgataataatttggcaatacaagaatcatccgaagggacggtttactgaaatatatagtgttgcatgcattcaagggacatgtttgttgactcacacatggttcagttttttggccagaatcctgtgattgctgaatttatacctcgaactggtaattaaggtcttgtccaggtgaaaatacttgtgtcatgcatctgaaaacacacatggcaaccgttatctagaggaaaaactgcctatcgtcggtctgtcaaggtacaaaactgacatgttgtgaggttaataatgaaagtgagaccaatttttaatatgctgattattcactcgttcagtttaatgcagattacaaattattctcaatgtccaggtggcaattagtgataaggcttcaaaatgg
The genomic region above belongs to Carassius gibelio isolate Cgi1373 ecotype wild population from Czech Republic chromosome A11, carGib1.2-hapl.c, whole genome shotgun sequence and contains:
- the LOC128022759 gene encoding uncharacterized protein LOC128022759 codes for the protein MFYYFKGELIGVEYLYQQTGKVLQDYKLAIEESETTEVGIEVDEGYAELEEFQDITVPTFDTERTPAASSQASVSAASAASFPTPPATSPTSSLFVVPPSSVSSPVSSSLHAESNLELFPGAHSLDRLSAETDRPTLEENTSHDDYVGPDNIEGYGAVQDLAEFLVSLRDHRLALPGEECIKIISLWQALGEYDKKKTIYPPLNQTNLKQGRFRATKKIVAPGVESSKTCFVGAHSPAQWPDCNRRPFSQGSVLSTQTRCAVME